The genomic segment CCATCAATGTAAACGGTTTGCCCAGCTTTGAAATCCTTGTATTGTTCGTCTGTCAGTTCTTTTCCCCTGAATGTTTTCGGGGCTTCCTGCGGTTGATCGTTCTGATTGCTTTGTTGCGTATTCTGTCCGTTGTTTTGCGTTTGTCTGTTGGTGTTGTTGCGGTCAAACAGAAATTCTACATAACGTTTGTCTGCATTGAACTGTACCGTTGCAGAAAATTCAGTTCCTTTTTTGGAAAGCATACCATCCAGCTGAAGCGGTTTGCCCTCCATTAAGGTTTGCTTTTGTGCGTCGTCCAATTTTACCCCTTTTATCTCATCGGGGATTTTTATGAAATCTGTCCGAAGAGCAATAAGTTCATTGGTCAGTCTATCCACGCTGACAATGGAGGGCATCATTTCTCCCGTCTTAGTGTTTTTCAAATCAACCACTCTGCCCATATTGCCGGTTTCGAGTAGATTTTTTTTATCCTCATCCGTGAATTTGTGCCCAAAAAACTCAAAATTCAGATTGGGTTCTTTTCGGATACCGTGTATTGCTGCCACCACTTGTCCATCTTCTGTAGACTGTAAAGACAAACGGGCATCGGTGCGTACAATCGCACCACCGAGGTTTACACTTACGGGCACAAGCTCATTGGTTTTATAGCCTTTCAACAAAGGGTCTAACAAATTCAGTTTTTCAAGGCGATCTTTACCCAATCCAAGATTGTTCATTGTTTCCCAATCAATCTGTTCCGGCTTAAAGCGATATTCGCTTGTGTCCGTTGTTGTTTGTGTTGTTTCCATATCATTTTTATTTTCTTGTTTTTTATCCTGTTGCGTTTCAGCCTTCACTTCATGCTGCTTCATCAGTTGCTCACCTTCAGGAGTAGGCTTATCAACCTGCTTTTGCATTGCATCTGCAGTATCAATAGCTACAGGTGCAGGTACCTTGAAAAAAGAGAAATTGGTCGGGTTCTTCAACTGGCTGAAGAAATTGGAGAAGAAATTGGAAAAGAAATCTCCATGCTT from the Sphingobacterium thalpophilum genome contains:
- a CDS encoding DUF3945 domain-containing protein, which gives rise to MSEETKHRQEMPEQFSDILLVLDKEKKKIQAVKSIDENGNMETVDPTKKNKNQFMRVDKHGDFFSNFFSNFFSQLKNPTNFSFFKVPAPVAIDTADAMQKQVDKPTPEGEQLMKQHEVKAETQQDKKQENKNDMETTQTTTDTSEYRFKPEQIDWETMNNLGLGKDRLEKLNLLDPLLKGYKTNELVPVSVNLGGAIVRTDARLSLQSTEDGQVVAAIHGIRKEPNLNFEFFGHKFTDEDKKNLLETGNMGRVVDLKNTKTGEMMPSIVSVDRLTNELIALRTDFIKIPDEIKGVKLDDAQKQTLMEGKPLQLDGMLSKKGTEFSATVQFNADKRYVEFLFDRNNTNRQTQNNGQNTQQSNQNDQPQEAPKTFRGKELTDEQYKDFKAGQTVYIDGLKDKKGQPYQGYITFNAETGKTNFQFPSQVKAQAKPVETHKTQTAVNSEGKTNEATKNIKEPLKSGQQAPKDKKQQEQQEKPQTPAKSKGRKM